GGTTTGCGGACGGCGAGGCGGGGTACGTCATCCAGGGAAAATCATCGGTCATTGCCGTCAAAAATTATCTCAACTACTACGCCGGAGCAGGTTATCAACTCACCGAGCGGCTGCGCCCCATGGTGTTGCTCAAAGGGACCACTCCTACCGTCAACGGCGCAGCGTCCCAGTTGGAGGCGCGGCTCAGAGTCAAGTACCAGTTCGCGAAACACACCGGCATCGATGGCTATCTGGCCAAGGGGATCACGACCGCCAGTCCCGAGTACGGCATGGGACTCGCCGTCTTTTACGAATTCTAGACTTCGCGTGCAGATGCGATTGAAGGAGAAACGATCATGATGAAAAAAACTATATTAGCAGCAGCGATGATTACTGTCGGCCTTATCGCCGGGTGCGGCAGCGGAGGCGGGACTACTCCGGCAACAGGAACAACCTCCTTGAGCGGCAAAGTGGCTGACGGTTATCTCGTCGGTGCCACCGTATTCCTCGACAAAAACGGTAACTACCAGTTGGATGCCGGCGAACCCTCGGCCACCACGGATGCCAATGGCGCGTACACCCTGACGGTCGATCCCGCGGATGTGGGCAAGTATCCCATCGTGGCGCTGGCAATCAAGGGGCAGACCATCGACAAGGATACCGGGCTGCCGGTCACCGGCAGTTATGTCCTCAGCATGCCCGCCACAGCCACGAGCGGCACGGTCAACAGCAACTTCATCAGCCCCATGTCGTCCCAATTGCGGGAAATGATGGAAACAGGGAAATATGCTTCCATGCAGCAGGCCATGACCGCCCTGGCGGCCAAACTTGGCATGACGGTCGGGACGAACATGCTCGAAGACTATATGCTCGCCAATAACGCCACCATGCACACTGCGGCGCAGAATATGGCGAGCCTGATGGGGGGAGAGATGGCTCAAGTGATGGGAACAAGCGGAACCACCGTTACCGTTGATGTCAATCGCTACCGCGGCATGATGGGGATGATCTTCAGCAACATGTCGTCCATCAAGGGGCCGAATTCCCAAACGGCCATGACGACCCTTATGGGCACCATGACCACAACCCTGGGGAATATGCCGATGATGAGTGCCGGACAGCCGTACCTGAATATGTCGACCGCCTTCAGAGGGGGCATGGCGGGAGGGACGACCGGGACCGGCGGCATGATGATGAACTGAGGCTCGTACTGCCTGGGGACTCTAAAAACGGTCGTTCGCACTTGCGAACGACCGTTTTTGTATTCAGCTTCTTACCGGGGAGGAACAAACTAAACTGTAATTGAACCGGGACACGTGCCTCTGTCCGCCTATCTCTCCTGGAAACGGGGATTCTTGTGGAAGTAGGCAAAACAGGACTCGATCCTTTGCAATTGCTGCGGTGTCGCGTCGATGAAATGGAGCCCGTAGAGGCCGTTGTCTTTCTGTTTGCTGTTCCAGACAACCCGTGCGGCAATGCGGAGCGGCGTCTGGCGCTCGTACTCGTCCCGGGATTTGCAGGGGGTCATGATGTCCACTTCGAGGGTTTCGTTGTGCGGGATATCGGTATTCCCCGGCAAGCGCAGCTTGAGCCCCGACAGGCTGAAATCGCTGGAGATCCCTTTGATCGGGTTTTGCTGGCCTGCGCGCCGCACGTAGACCAGGAGCCCGTTCTGGGCGCGGGGATAGAGCCGGTTTTCGTTTTGTGTGGGCAGGATCGTGGTGGCGGTGTCGAATGTGAAACGGGCCATCAGTTTGTTGAATTCCTGGGTCACATTGTTGAGATCGGCGCTGATGGTGGCGGTTATCCCCACCTTTGAGCCGCTTTCGCGAATGGTGTGGAAAAGCGAATCCAGACTCAGCTGCAGGGTGGATAACTGTTCCATCTGGGATTGGCTGACCTCGGATATGCGTGTATTCGCAGCGGTGGACTCCCGTACCGAGGCTACCATTCGCTCGATGATCTCTGCGGTCTCCTGGGTCTTTTGCTCGCCGTCGTGCACCCGCGTAACGATCTGCTCCATTGTCTTCCTGCTCTGGTTGACCTGGCTCGTCAATTCAGCGATGATCCCGGAGATTTCCTCCGTTTCCCGCGCCGTGCGTGAGGCCAGATTGCGCACCTCGTCGGCGACCACCGCGAAACCGCGTCCCTGTTCACCCGCCCGGGCCGCCTCTATGGCTGCATTCAGGGCCAGAAGGTTTGTCTGGTCGGCGATATCGGTGATGCTTTCAATAATCTGGTGAATCTTTTCTCCCACCTGGTGGAGACCGGCCGTTTCCAAGGCCGCCCGGTTCACCTCTTCCACGGTCAGGCGCATCTGGGCGATATTGTCCCTGGTCGCCATGAGCCCGCGTTCCGCCTCCTGCTCCGTCTCAGAGGATGTGCTGCGCACCCGTTCCGACAACTCCCGCACCGATTCCGATATCATGCGAACCTCGGATGTCGCCGCAGTCACGTCCTGCGCCCGTTCCTGCTGGGAATGGCTTGCGTTGGAGATGTCGTTGGATATTTCGGCGATCTGAAACGACGACTGTTCCATCTGAAGGCTTGCTTCGTGGATGTTGCGCAGCACATCGGTCAGGTTTGCCACCATGACCCGCATGGCCATCAGGATCTTGCTGATTTCGTTATTGCGTCGTACGATGATCTCAGGGCTGAGATCGCCTTTGGACATGGTTTGCAGGTAGCCGATGGTCCGGCCGATGGAATTACTTATGGCCCAGACATTGATGCCGCCGAACAGAGCCCCCAGGCAGATGAAGAAAGCAGCCGCGCAGAATTGCAGGAGGGCGGAGTCAAGCGACCTCCCGGCAAAGGTTGCAGCGATGATGCAGCCGCTGTAGCATACACACAGGATTGTGAGCCTGGTTTTGATGCTCAAACAGAGATAATAGTTCCAGAGTGCATTCATGGCATTGGCTCCCCGACTATAGTGGCTGGTTGTGTCATCGCTTCCGTGTGAGGACATGTTCAAGAATGGCAATCAACCTTACGTTACGGACGGAACTATACCAGCCTGCACGTGGGCGCACAACAACTTGTGTTTTTTTCTGCTGTTTTCGGGTGGTTGCAGGCGTTTGGCGCTGGCGGCTGAACAAACGTGAGGTACTGTTTATGCGATGTTGTGAAGACTCTCCGTCGCGACAATTGCTTGAGGCGGTGCGGCAATTCAATACCCGTGGCTGGTATGAATGCCACGAGACCCTTGAAGACCTCTGGGTGGGGGAGGAGGGCGAGGCGCGCTACTTCTACCAGGGAGTTCTCCAGGTGGCGGTGGCCCTGCACCATTGGAGAAACGGCAATTTCGGCGGTGCAGTCACGCTCTTGGAGGGTGGGGCGGCGTACCTGAGGCGCGTGCCGGCGGTTTGCCAGTGGGTGGATGTGGCCGCTTTCATCGCCGCTGCCGACAGGGTGCGGGAGGCGCTGATACAGTTAGGCAAAGAGCGTATGGCGTCGCTGGATCCGTCTTTGATTCCTGTTTTGAGGGTTGTTTCACTGCCGGATGATTGCAAATAAAACGGATGATTATAAGTCGAAAAAAAGTCTGCGCTCCCGGACGGGGGAAGGGCATTTGGGGAGGGTATCGTTATCGGGGGATATTTTAACTTCCGTTACGGGAAAAACCTTCCCGGGGCACCGCATCAGGCGTAGGTCGAAAAGTTGTAGGAGCTGTCCGGCTTGGGAGCCTGCTGAACGTTCTGGGCCAGGAGGTCGGCCAACTGGTTCTGCTGGTTGGCGGCCTGTTTTATCATGGCCGTCGACAGCGTTTGTTGAGTCTGTCCGCCTTTTACCGACAGTGCGGTCCCTGCAATCGTGCCGATATCCATAATCAATCTCCTTGGTCGTTATTATTGCAATATGCGCATCCAAAGTGCAACAAAAAAGGAAAAAGGTCAATTTTGCGTGATATTTTTGCTATACTTTTGAGGGATGATTGCCTAGAGTTTGACGATGATATTGACGAAAGAGGTCGCATGATGCAGTTCGAATGGTGGTACTGGATAATCGCCGGATTTTGCCTGATCGGCCTGGAACTGGCCGTGCCGTCGTTCACGATCATCTGGTTCGGCCTGGGGGCCTTGGTGGTCGGCCTGCTGAAGGCGCTCTGGCCGGGATTTCCCGTGGCCGGGCAGCTGTTCATCTGGACCGTGTCGTCCATCGGTTTCACCGTGATGTGGTTCAAATATCTCAAGCCCAAGGTCAGTAGAACCCATTCCGGCCAATCGAAGGAAGGGATCGTGGGGGAAACCGGCATCATCGTCCGGGGGACGGAGGATAGCTACGGCCGTGGGACGGTACGATTCCGCATTGCCGTGCTGGGCGCCGACGAGTGGGGCTGTTATGCCGATGAGGTGCTGCAGGTGGGAGATTCGGTCCGCGTCGTGGATATTGAAGGACAGGTTCTCAAGGTAACTAAAATCTAGGGGGGAAAGATGGCTGGAGTTGTTGTTTTTGGCGTTCTTCTGGTGGTGGTCGCTGCAACGCTGTTCGCCGGGGTCAAGACCGTTCCCCAGGGGCAGGAGTGGGTCGTGGAGCGGCTGGGCAAATATCATTCGACCCTCAAGCCGGGACTCAACTTTATCATCCCCTACATCGATACCGTGGCCTACCGGGTCTCGACCAAGGGGGACGTGCTCTCCGTGGGCGCACAGGAGGTGATTACCCGGGACAACGCGGTCATCATCACCAATGCCATCGCCTTCATCAAGGTTACCGATCCGACCCGCGCCGTGTACGAGATCCAGAACTACGAATATGCCATCCAGAACCTGGTCATGACCTCCCTGCGGGCCATCATCGGCCAGATGGACCTGAACAGCGCCCTGTCGGAGCGGGAACATATCAAGGCCAGACTTCAGGACGCCATCTCCAAGGAGGTGGCAACCTGGGGGATCTATGTCCAATCGGTGGAGATTCAGGACATCAAGCCGTCCGAGTCCATGCAGCGGGCCATGGAGCAGCAGGCCAGCGCCGACCGCTTCAAGCAGGCCACCATTCTGGAAGCCGAGGGCAAGCGGGAAGCCACCATTCGAGAGGCTGAGGGACGCCTGGAAGCCGCCAAGCGCGAGGCAGAGGCCCAGGTCCGGCTGGCCGAGGCGTCGGCCAAGGCCATTACCGATATCAGTGAGGCCATCAAGGACCGCGACCTGCCCGCCGTGTTCCTGCTGGGGGACCGCTACGTCAACATGCTGCAGAAGCTGGCCGCCTCACCCAACGCCAAGATGGTGGTCCTGCCGGCCGACCTGCCGGCAGCCGTTCGCGGCATGATGGGAAAAGGGTAACGGGTAGGGGGATTGGTGAAACAGGCGTGGTGGCGCCCTCAAGGCGTGCTAAAACCCCGGCCGCGAGGTACAGCAGTTAAGGGCGTCCCTGACTTCCTTCCTGAATCTGGTGAGGTTTTCCTTCTCTTCGCCGAACGTTTCCACATGGTTGATCTTTTCCGTGACAAGGGAGTGCAGCTTGCTCAACTTGCCGTGGTCTCCCATGGCCGCCCGCAGTTCCTTGCGCAACTCATTAACAACTTTGTCGCTTGATTTCATAAACATATGGCACCACCTGGTGTTGAGTGATTGGGAAATTCTGGGAACGTCATGCGTAATGCAACGGCCTCTTACTCCCGGTCTACCCTGTTGTAGCGAATGGTCCAGAACTGAGTCCGGCTGCTTCACCTCATCCCCATTCTCACGCCGTCCATGAACAGGGGCAATCCGGCCCATCGTTAAAAGCTAATATGAATACACCCCGTGGTCAAGCTATAAATTGCAAGTATTTCAAAGACAACGGCTTTTTCGAGGGGCTGGGGGCGGCCAGTTCATACTCGTGGAATTAGGTAGACAACCCCGCCTCCTTTTCGCTATGTTTCCCTGGTGAACGATCATACGGAACGCAGGACAGGATGTGAGACAGCTTTGAAAAACGACCACGACTACTGGATGGCCAAGGCTATCGCCGAAGCGGCCAAGGCCCGGGCCAAGGACGAAGTTCCCATCGGCTGCGTCATTGTCCGGGATGGCAAGATCATCGCCCGGGGCCATAACCTGCGCGAAACGGCCCAGGACCCCGCGGCCCACGCCGAGCTGATCGCCATCAGAAAGGCCGCGCGGAAGCTTAACTCCTGGCGGCTCCTGGATACGACACTTTACGTCACCCTCGAACCGTGCATCATGTGCATGGGAGCCATCATCCTGGCCCGCATACCCACCGTTGTCTTTGGCTGCCACGACCCCAAGGGGGGCGCGGCCGGCACCCTGTACGACCTCTCCAACGATCCCCGCCTCAATCACCGGGTGGACCTTGTCCCCCGCATTATGGAACAGGAATGCTCATCGCTGCTGAGCGCTTTTTTTGCCGAGCTGCGCCGCCGCCGGCGCAGCCTCCCTGTTTCCTGATTCCCCCGATCACAAATTTCTGGCGTTCGATGTTAAATTGAAGTATATGTTTATTTGTATTTTAATATGTTTTTGTGCGGGGGGGCAATGAATATCGGTTTACCTTTGAAAGCATTCAGCCTTGGTCTTGTTCTCGGTTTTTGCCTGTTTGCAGGTACTGCTGCGCAGGCTGCACGGGTTAATGACAAGGCTCCCAACTTCAACCTGAAGGACCTGAATGGCCGCAGAGTAACCCTGAATGAGCTAAAGGGCAGCGCGGTCATTTTGAACTTCTGGTCTACCGCATGCCCCCCGTGCTTAGCCGAGATACCCGGATTGAATGCGCTTTACCGCGACATGAGGGCAAAAGGCCTGATGGTGCTCGGCATTGCCATTGATTCTTCGGAAAAGCCTGTTCGTGAACAGGCAAGCCGGTTGAAGATAGAGTATCCCGTTCTGCTGGATAGTGAAAAAAATGTCTATTTCGATACATTCGGGCTTTTCGGGCAGCCCGTCAGCAT
The genomic region above belongs to Oryzomonas sagensis and contains:
- a CDS encoding DUF309 domain-containing protein; protein product: MRCCEDSPSRQLLEAVRQFNTRGWYECHETLEDLWVGEEGEARYFYQGVLQVAVALHHWRNGNFGGAVTLLEGGAAYLRRVPAVCQWVDVAAFIAAADRVREALIQLGKERMASLDPSLIPVLRVVSLPDDCK
- a CDS encoding SPFH domain-containing protein; translation: MAGVVVFGVLLVVVAATLFAGVKTVPQGQEWVVERLGKYHSTLKPGLNFIIPYIDTVAYRVSTKGDVLSVGAQEVITRDNAVIITNAIAFIKVTDPTRAVYEIQNYEYAIQNLVMTSLRAIIGQMDLNSALSEREHIKARLQDAISKEVATWGIYVQSVEIQDIKPSESMQRAMEQQASADRFKQATILEAEGKREATIREAEGRLEAAKREAEAQVRLAEASAKAITDISEAIKDRDLPAVFLLGDRYVNMLQKLAASPNAKMVVLPADLPAAVRGMMGKG
- the tadA gene encoding tRNA adenosine(34) deaminase TadA translates to MKNDHDYWMAKAIAEAAKARAKDEVPIGCVIVRDGKIIARGHNLRETAQDPAAHAELIAIRKAARKLNSWRLLDTTLYVTLEPCIMCMGAIILARIPTVVFGCHDPKGGAAGTLYDLSNDPRLNHRVDLVPRIMEQECSSLLSAFFAELRRRRRSLPVS
- a CDS encoding NfeD family protein, encoding MMQFEWWYWIIAGFCLIGLELAVPSFTIIWFGLGALVVGLLKALWPGFPVAGQLFIWTVSSIGFTVMWFKYLKPKVSRTHSGQSKEGIVGETGIIVRGTEDSYGRGTVRFRIAVLGADEWGCYADEVLQVGDSVRVVDIEGQVLKVTKI
- a CDS encoding peroxiredoxin family protein — translated: MNIGLPLKAFSLGLVLGFCLFAGTAAQAARVNDKAPNFNLKDLNGRRVTLNELKGSAVILNFWSTACPPCLAEIPGLNALYRDMRAKGLMVLGIAIDSSEKPVREQASRLKIEYPVLLDSEKNVYFDTFGLFGQPVSILIDRSGIVRDKLIGQLDWNSAQIKGKVQKLLKGRQP
- a CDS encoding methyl-accepting chemotaxis protein, with protein sequence MNALWNYYLCLSIKTRLTILCVCYSGCIIAATFAGRSLDSALLQFCAAAFFICLGALFGGINVWAISNSIGRTIGYLQTMSKGDLSPEIIVRRNNEISKILMAMRVMVANLTDVLRNIHEASLQMEQSSFQIAEISNDISNASHSQQERAQDVTAATSEVRMISESVRELSERVRSTSSETEQEAERGLMATRDNIAQMRLTVEEVNRAALETAGLHQVGEKIHQIIESITDIADQTNLLALNAAIEAARAGEQGRGFAVVADEVRNLASRTARETEEISGIIAELTSQVNQSRKTMEQIVTRVHDGEQKTQETAEIIERMVASVRESTAANTRISEVSQSQMEQLSTLQLSLDSLFHTIRESGSKVGITATISADLNNVTQEFNKLMARFTFDTATTILPTQNENRLYPRAQNGLLVYVRRAGQQNPIKGISSDFSLSGLKLRLPGNTDIPHNETLEVDIMTPCKSRDEYERQTPLRIAARVVWNSKQKDNGLYGLHFIDATPQQLQRIESCFAYFHKNPRFQER